Proteins encoded by one window of Heterodontus francisci isolate sHetFra1 chromosome 12, sHetFra1.hap1, whole genome shotgun sequence:
- the ssbp1 gene encoding single-stranded DNA-binding protein, mitochondrial, which translates to MLRGSLFTIIHQLVRHRVTDASSLILERSLNRVQLLGRVGQDPVMRQVDGKNPVTIFSLATNEMWRSGDSDTFVSGDISQKTTWHRISIFRPGLRDLAYQYVKKGARIYVEGKLDYGEYVDKSNVRRQATTVVADNIIFLSDSVKEKV; encoded by the exons ATGTTGCGGGGATCCCTGTTCACT ATAATTCACCAGCTGGTGCGGCATCGAGTGACTGATGCCTCGTCCCTCATACTGGAGAGAT CCTTGAACAGAGTCCAGCTGCTTGGCCGGGTTGGGCAGGACCCTGTGATGCGACAGGTTGATGGAAAGAATCCTGTGACAATCTTCTCATTGGCAACCAATGAAATGTGGCGATCAGGGGACAGTGATACATTTGTATCAG GAGacatcagccagaagacaacttggCATCGAATTTCCATATTCAGACCTGGTTTGAGGGATTTGGCGTATCAGTATGTGAAGAAGGG GGCCAGAATTTACGTGGAGGGGAAACTAGACTATGGTGAATACGTGGACAAGAGCAACGTTCGAAGACAGGCGACGACTGTGGTGGCAG